The genomic region AACAAGCGGCTGAATTTTTGAAGACCAACGCCTTGCCTTGGGTGCATTTGCACGAAGACGGCGGACTCGAAGGCAGCCCGCTGGCCAAGCAGTTTGGCGTGCAAACTTTGCCGACCACGATGCTGATTGACTCCAAAGGACGAGTCGTCGACCACAACATCGGAGCCGCTGAATTGGACGACGCGATTGAGAAATTGTTGAAGTAAACTTCGCCGTCACAGTCAAATTCGATCGGTGAGCAACCTGGGTTGCTCACCGATTTTTTTGCGCACTCAGCCTCGAAACTCGACCGTTTCCAACACTCAAACGTCGTCGCCAACGACCAAACCGTCTTCGGAAATTCGGTACGGAACGATCGATTCCTCGCAGAAACTGCCTCGATGTTTCGCGACACAAAGGGCCCGTCCCATCTTATTTCCGTCGCGAGTCTTGCCCATCAAAATGATCGTGTTGGCATTGGACAGCACGTCCCCACTCTGAATTGGCCGAGCGATCAAGTCGTCCAACATGACCTCGTGCGAAGTCGCCAGCAACAGGCTTCCCAGCGTTCGATGATCGTAGGCATGAGCCTCAATCCGATCGGCATTTTCTCGAAAATGAACCCGAAACAGATCCCTGGCCAGCCAATCATGTTCCTTACGCAGGATTTGATTCTGGATGTATTCGATCAGCTCGAATTGAATCGACTCAGCCGCCCGATCCACCGGTTCCACCCCATCGATCACAACCCGCCGGACACCGTGAGCGAAGTTGCCGTAGAAAAATGCAATCGCGCGGTCCAGCTTCTTGGCCCGCTCGTACGACCAACGACGCCAATCATCCGCGTCCATGTCCGAGGAAGTGACTCGGCGGCCTGAATCGCGAAACAGATGCATGCTGTCGCGACGCGTTTTTTCGCGGTCCCATACTTCACTCAGAATGACAGGTTCGTCGGCGGACGCCTCGGACAACTGCCATTCACCCAGCCGCTCCGCATACTCGAAGTGATTTTGAGAATCACCTCGGGCGGTCAGATCAAACACAACACCGCGCTGGCCTTCCTGAAGCTGCCCGTGCTTGGCGAACTGGATGCCAAGCTGTGTTTTGCCGATTCCGGTTGCTCCCAGAACGACAGTCATCGTCCCGGGCAACAAGCCTCCTCCCAGCATCTCGTCCAAGGCTGGGATTCCTGTTTGCAGTCTCTGACTCATGGTGCGTCCGTTCGCGTGGGAATTCACTGATTCAAAAGCAAATGCTCGGCAGCAATTCGACCACTGTCCATGGCCCCTTGAATGCTGGGCGTTTGGCAGTGGTCGCCTGCGATCCACACCCCTGCCCTGCTCTGCCCTGCCCTGCTCTGCCCTGCCCTGCTCTGGCTTGCCCTGCTCTGGCTTGCCCTGCTCTGGCTTGCCCCGTCGTCATCAGCAGAAGGCATTCCGCTGGATTGCGTTTCGGGTTCAGACACATTGCCATCTGCCGAGTTCGCCCGCCGCCAATCTTCCCACGCGGGTGACTTCACAATCGTGTCCAGCGACATCTTGGGCAGCGAATACGGGACATGAAAAACACGCAGCAATCGCCACCGCATCGCGTCCTCACCAAACCAATCTTTCAATTGCGATCGCACACGCGAATCGAGGGCCTCATCGTCCAAACCATCCGCTGGCTCGTGATTGCTGTCGACACTGACCGATATCAACGCTTTTCCAGGCGGTGCGTACGTCGGCGCAACATCGCTCAACACAACCGCACTCTGAATCGGCCCCGACTCATCGCCTCGCAACATCAGCGTCCGATGAGAATCCGGTGACCGGTCCGCGGCGTAATACAAATTGGTGGTGCCCAGCCACGGAGTCGCCATGGAATCCATCCCCAACAACCTCGCCGCCGCTCCCGCGGGCGTCGCGATCACCAGATGCCTGCACATCACCGCTGCACCATCGGACAGCACCACCCGGTGCCTGGCGTGATCCGGCGACTCACCCTCAAACGCGGTCCACTCGGATTCAGACAGCGGTTCGACCGACTGCACCGTGGTTTGATATTGAATCGATCCACGCGGCAATCCCTCGGCTAATTGACGCGGGATCGCCCCCATCCCATCGGCGGGAATCGCGATTTCGCCGCCGGCAAACATCCGAAAAACGAACTCCAACATTCGGCTGCTGACAGACAGCGATTCGTCCAAGAAAACTCCGCCCAGGAAAGGCCGAAAGAACTGGTCGATGATCCGTTCGCTGAAGCCATCCGACTGCAAGCGATCCTGGGTCGACGTCGACGATCGCTCATACAAATCTTGCAGGGAACCACGCAAACTCGCCCGTCGCAGCTTCGCAATCCGCAGCTTATCGACCAAGGAACCAACCGGGTTCATCGCGGACGCAATCGCACGCGCGGGCCTGCGCCAGGGATCACCCAAGAGTCGGAATTGCCCCTTTTGCCGGACCAAGGCTCCGGGCTCAAACGAACACAATCGCAGCGCGTCGTAGTCCAAGAATTGCTGACAAGCCGGGTACGCGGTCAACAGAACTTGAAAGCCATGATCGAGCGTGAACCCGTCCACCACATCGCTGCGAACCCGTCCGCCCACACGATCGGTTGCTTCCAAGATTCGAAATTCGCGACCGGCATCCGCCAACACGCGACCACAAGTCAGCCCGGCCAATCCTCCACCAATGATCAACGTTTCAGTGAATGATTCCGAATCACTCATATCAAGTGATAACCTTTTGCTGTCAATTTTTGAGTCAACGCCCGCTTGGCCGCGTAGTCGCCG from Rhodopirellula bahusiensis harbors:
- a CDS encoding RAD55 family ATPase; translated protein: MSQRLQTGIPALDEMLGGGLLPGTMTVVLGATGIGKTQLGIQFAKHGQLQEGQRGVVFDLTARGDSQNHFEYAERLGEWQLSEASADEPVILSEVWDREKTRRDSMHLFRDSGRRVTSSDMDADDWRRWSYERAKKLDRAIAFFYGNFAHGVRRVVIDGVEPVDRAAESIQFELIEYIQNQILRKEHDWLARDLFRVHFRENADRIEAHAYDHRTLGSLLLATSHEVMLDDLIARPIQSGDVLSNANTIILMGKTRDGNKMGRALCVAKHRGSFCEESIVPYRISEDGLVVGDDV
- a CDS encoding NAD(P)/FAD-dependent oxidoreductase codes for the protein MSDSESFTETLIIGGGLAGLTCGRVLADAGREFRILEATDRVGGRVRSDVVDGFTLDHGFQVLLTAYPACQQFLDYDALRLCSFEPGALVRQKGQFRLLGDPWRRPARAIASAMNPVGSLVDKLRIAKLRRASLRGSLQDLYERSSTSTQDRLQSDGFSERIIDQFFRPFLGGVFLDESLSVSSRMLEFVFRMFAGGEIAIPADGMGAIPRQLAEGLPRGSIQYQTTVQSVEPLSESEWTAFEGESPDHARHRVVLSDGAAVMCRHLVIATPAGAAARLLGMDSMATPWLGTTNLYYAADRSPDSHRTLMLRGDESGPIQSAVVLSDVAPTYAPPGKALISVSVDSNHEPADGLDDEALDSRVRSQLKDWFGEDAMRWRLLRVFHVPYSLPKMSLDTIVKSPAWEDWRRANSADGNVSEPETQSSGMPSADDDGASQSRASQSRASQSRAGQSRAGQSRAGVWIAGDHCQTPSIQGAMDSGRIAAEHLLLNQ